A genomic region of Mycolicibacterium poriferae contains the following coding sequences:
- a CDS encoding 13E12 repeat family protein, whose translation MFDSEAAGCIEAMASAVRAESAAIGARLKAVARLYAQRCRDYEGRQHWAGDIFDAVAAEVSAAQNISRARAGVQVRMAVSLFERLPRVAEVFAAGDIDYRALRIIIARTDNVDDEVIGSLDEALAERVGRWNRLSHNALRDRIDKWVAMVDPAGERVPPEVADQRYLDIDPHPTAAGMALIGGALHAMDAAALQARITAIAATVCDEDPRTTAQRRADACGAIGRWETSLACQCPDTQCPNRSVRDGAAQIVLHLLAEQSTLTSSSTAPGYLPGFGVQPAETVRSAARGAKLTPVRLPATAPEPGYRASAPLTDFLRWRDLTCRWPGCDAPVARCDLDHTQPWPVGLTHPSGLKHYCRAHHLIKTFYTGPLGWTDHQRPDGTIIVTAPTGHTYTTDATGGLLFPTLARPTAPLTTTSSGAEPTASPHRGAMMPKRRTTRDQDRRARIDRERRHRLDINAEHERQHQAWLAATYQPPPF comes from the coding sequence ATGTTCGATTCCGAGGCGGCGGGGTGCATTGAGGCGATGGCCTCGGCGGTGCGCGCGGAGTCGGCGGCGATCGGGGCGCGGTTGAAGGCGGTGGCCCGGTTGTATGCCCAGCGCTGCCGCGACTACGAAGGCCGCCAGCACTGGGCCGGCGATATCTTCGACGCGGTGGCCGCGGAGGTCTCGGCGGCGCAGAACATCAGCCGCGCCCGCGCCGGGGTGCAGGTGCGCATGGCGGTCTCGCTGTTCGAACGCCTACCCCGCGTGGCGGAGGTGTTCGCCGCCGGCGACATCGATTACCGGGCGTTGCGGATCATCATCGCGCGCACCGACAACGTCGACGACGAGGTGATCGGCTCCCTCGACGAGGCGCTGGCCGAGCGGGTAGGGCGCTGGAACCGACTCTCGCACAACGCGCTCCGCGACCGTATCGACAAGTGGGTGGCCATGGTCGACCCCGCCGGTGAACGCGTGCCGCCCGAAGTCGCCGATCAGCGTTACCTCGATATCGACCCCCACCCCACCGCGGCCGGTATGGCGCTGATCGGCGGCGCGCTGCACGCGATGGACGCCGCCGCGCTGCAGGCCCGCATCACCGCGATCGCAGCCACCGTGTGCGACGAGGACCCGCGCACCACCGCCCAACGCCGCGCCGATGCCTGCGGCGCGATCGGACGCTGGGAAACCAGCCTGGCTTGCCAATGCCCCGATACGCAGTGCCCCAACCGCAGCGTGCGCGACGGCGCCGCCCAGATCGTCCTCCATCTGCTGGCCGAGCAGAGCACCCTCACCAGCAGCAGCACCGCGCCCGGCTATCTGCCCGGATTCGGGGTCCAGCCCGCCGAGACGGTGCGCAGCGCCGCCCGCGGCGCCAAGCTCACCCCGGTGCGGCTGCCCGCCACGGCGCCGGAACCGGGTTATCGGGCCTCGGCGCCGCTGACCGATTTCCTGCGCTGGCGCGATCTGACCTGTCGCTGGCCCGGCTGTGACGCCCCGGTGGCGCGCTGCGATCTCGACCACACCCAACCCTGGCCGGTCGGGCTCACCCACCCCTCCGGGCTCAAGCACTACTGCCGGGCTCATCATTTGATCAAAACGTTCTACACCGGACCGCTGGGCTGGACCGATCACCAGCGCCCCGACGGCACCATCATCGTCACCGCGCCGACCGGGCATACCTACACCACCGACGCCACCGGCGGGTTGCTGTTCCCGACCCTGGCCCGCCCCACCGCACCCCTGACCACCACCAGCTCCGGCGCCGAACCGACGGCCAGTCCCCACCGCGGCGCCATGATGCCCAAACGTCGCACCACCCGCGACCAGGACCGCCGCGCCCGCATCGACCGTGAACGCCGCCACCGCCTCGACATCAACGCCGAACACGAACGCCAACACCAAGCCTGGCTCGCCGCCACCTACCAACCACCACCCTTCTGA
- a CDS encoding 4-coumarate--CoA ligase family protein, with the protein MSFSSPFPEVDIPTASVYDYLFDDLHDHDADRVALIDAKSGRQTSYREMVARIESFAGGLAARGLGVGDVVGLLAPNSSAFAVAFHGILRAGATATTINALFTAKDIAKQLTDSKATMLVTVSPLREQAREGAAAAGLPAENVVVLDGAGRDTDGHPNADDLLAAGAPAPDVSFAPSAHLAVLPYSSGTTGNPKGVMLTHRNLVANVAQIRPLHGMTSDDVVLAVLPFFHIYGMTVLLNAALHARARLVIMPSFDLGEFLGNIAEHRCTVAFIAPPVAVALAKHPLIDDYDLSSLNVVMSGAAPLDADLGHAVAERLGCTVVQGYGMSELSPVSHITPFDYGEHDMRVEAPLSSVGWTVSNAASKIVDPETGRETPVPEEGLSETGELWFKGPNVMAGYLNNDDATKATIDDDGWLHTGDLAQVDAHGCVYIVDRLKELIKYKGYQVPPAELEAVLLSHPDIADAAVVGALDDEGEEVPKAFVVKQSDSELTEDDVMAFVAEHVAPYKKVRKVEFIDAVPKSASGKILRKDLRSR; encoded by the coding sequence ATGAGTTTCTCCAGCCCTTTCCCCGAAGTCGACATCCCCACCGCGAGTGTCTACGACTATCTCTTCGACGACCTCCACGACCACGACGCCGACCGTGTCGCCCTGATCGACGCGAAGTCCGGCAGACAGACCTCCTACCGCGAGATGGTCGCCCGCATCGAATCCTTCGCCGGCGGCTTGGCCGCCCGCGGCCTCGGCGTCGGCGATGTGGTCGGCCTGCTCGCTCCGAACAGCTCGGCGTTCGCGGTCGCCTTCCACGGCATCCTGCGTGCCGGCGCGACAGCAACCACCATCAATGCGCTGTTCACGGCCAAGGACATCGCAAAGCAGCTCACCGACTCCAAAGCCACGATGTTGGTGACCGTGAGCCCGCTGCGCGAACAAGCCCGGGAGGGGGCGGCCGCGGCGGGCCTGCCTGCGGAGAACGTCGTGGTCCTCGACGGCGCGGGCCGCGACACCGACGGCCACCCCAACGCCGACGACCTGCTCGCGGCGGGAGCCCCCGCCCCGGACGTCAGCTTCGCTCCGTCGGCGCATCTGGCGGTGCTGCCGTACAGCTCGGGCACGACCGGCAATCCCAAGGGTGTCATGCTCACCCACCGCAACCTGGTCGCCAACGTCGCCCAGATCCGGCCGCTGCACGGCATGACGAGTGACGACGTGGTGCTGGCCGTCCTGCCGTTCTTCCACATCTACGGCATGACCGTGCTGCTCAATGCGGCACTGCACGCCCGCGCCCGGCTCGTCATCATGCCGAGTTTCGACCTCGGCGAGTTCCTCGGCAACATCGCCGAACACCGGTGCACCGTCGCGTTCATCGCACCTCCGGTGGCGGTCGCGCTGGCCAAGCACCCGTTGATCGACGACTACGACCTGTCCTCGCTGAACGTGGTCATGTCGGGGGCGGCACCGTTGGACGCCGACCTCGGACATGCGGTCGCCGAGCGGTTGGGGTGCACGGTCGTACAGGGATACGGCATGAGCGAGCTCAGCCCGGTCAGTCACATCACCCCGTTCGACTACGGCGAGCACGACATGCGTGTCGAGGCGCCGCTCAGTTCGGTCGGCTGGACGGTTTCCAATGCCGCATCCAAGATCGTCGACCCCGAGACGGGGCGCGAAACCCCCGTTCCCGAAGAGGGTTTGAGCGAGACGGGCGAGCTCTGGTTCAAGGGCCCCAACGTCATGGCCGGGTATCTGAACAACGACGACGCCACCAAGGCGACCATCGACGACGACGGTTGGCTGCACACCGGGGACCTGGCCCAGGTGGACGCCCACGGGTGCGTCTACATCGTCGACCGACTCAAGGAACTCATCAAGTACAAGGGCTATCAGGTGCCGCCGGCCGAACTGGAGGCCGTGCTGTTGAGCCACCCCGACATCGCCGACGCCGCCGTGGTCGGCGCACTCGATGACGAAGGCGAAGAGGTGCCGAAGGCGTTCGTCGTCAAGCAGTCCGACTCGGAGCTGACCGAGGACGACGTGATGGCGTTCGTCGCCGAACACGTCGCGCCGTACAAGAAGGTTCGCAAGGTCGAGTTCATCGATGCGGTGCCGAAGTCGGCCTCGGGCAAGATTCTTCGAAAGGATCTGCGCTCGCGCTGA
- a CDS encoding MmcQ/YjbR family DNA-binding protein: MPHPIMFRDDDMGLAEVRRIALGFPETFEKISHGRPVFCAPKMFAVYGGSAKSAAGGHTRYPHCVLVKVDDSERRALEQDSRFFFPAYMGPLGWLGLDFEAAPVDWPEVTELIDASFRMVAPKKTIKQLDQR, encoded by the coding sequence ATGCCGCACCCGATCATGTTCCGCGACGACGACATGGGCCTGGCCGAGGTACGCCGGATTGCGCTCGGATTTCCCGAGACGTTCGAGAAGATCTCCCACGGCCGGCCGGTGTTCTGCGCACCCAAGATGTTCGCGGTGTACGGCGGTTCGGCGAAGAGCGCCGCCGGTGGGCACACCCGGTACCCGCATTGTGTCCTGGTCAAGGTCGACGACAGCGAACGGCGGGCACTGGAGCAGGACAGCCGGTTCTTCTTCCCCGCCTACATGGGACCGTTGGGCTGGCTCGGACTGGACTTCGAGGCCGCACCGGTCGACTGGCCCGAGGTCACCGAGCTGATCGACGCGTCCTTCCGGATGGTCGCGCCGAAGAAAACAATCAAGCAGCTCGACCAACGTTGA
- the ligA gene encoding NAD-dependent DNA ligase LigA: MSPKASQDPEAALAEQADGAVDAVDADLRRQWQELAEEVRGHQFRYYVRDAPIISDAEFDTLLRELEALENAHPQLRTPDSPTQLVGGAGFATDFTSADHLERMLSLDNVFTPDELGAWAARIKSEIGDGAHYLCELKIDGVALALVYRDGRLVRAATRGDGRTGEDVTLNARTIDDVPETLTGTEEFPIPRVLEVRGEVFFRVADFEELNAGLVADGKPPFANPRNSAAGSLRQKNPAVTARRKLRMICHGLGHLEGPAGFSFASLHDAYRALGQWGLPVSTHTAQVQGLEAVTERIAYWGEHRHDVDHEIDGVVVKVDEVALQRRLGSTSRAPRWAVAYKYPPEEATTKLLDVRVNVGRTGRVTPFAYMEPVKVAGSTVGLATLHNASEVKRKGVLIGDTVVIRKAGDVIPEVLGPVVDLRDGSEREFVMPTHCPECGTELAPAKEGDADIRCPNSRSCPAQLRERVFHVAGRGAFDIEGLGYEAATALLQAGVITDEGDLFGLTADDLLRTELFTTKAGELSANGKRLLAHLGQAKAQPLWRVLVALSIRHVGPTAARALATEFGSLEAIESASEEQLADTEGVGPTIAAAVIDWFTVDWHRAIVEKWRAAGVRMADERDASIERTLEGLTVVVTGSLTGFSRDGAKEAIITRGGKASGSVSKKTDYVVAGDSPGSKYDKAIELGVPVLDEDGFSRLLEQGPEGVQPARP; the protein is encoded by the coding sequence GTGAGTCCGAAGGCGAGTCAGGATCCCGAGGCCGCGCTGGCCGAGCAGGCCGACGGCGCGGTCGACGCCGTCGACGCCGACCTGCGCCGGCAGTGGCAGGAACTCGCCGAGGAAGTGCGCGGCCACCAGTTCCGCTACTACGTACGCGACGCGCCGATCATCTCCGATGCCGAGTTCGACACGTTGCTGCGCGAGCTCGAGGCCCTCGAGAACGCCCACCCGCAGTTGCGGACGCCCGATTCGCCCACCCAGCTCGTCGGCGGCGCCGGGTTCGCCACCGACTTCACCTCCGCCGACCATCTCGAGCGGATGCTGAGTCTGGACAACGTCTTCACCCCCGACGAGCTCGGTGCGTGGGCCGCCCGCATCAAAAGCGAAATCGGAGACGGCGCGCATTACCTGTGCGAGCTGAAGATCGACGGCGTGGCGCTGGCGCTGGTCTACCGCGACGGACGATTGGTCCGCGCCGCGACCCGCGGTGACGGCCGCACCGGCGAGGATGTCACCCTCAACGCCCGCACCATCGACGACGTGCCGGAGACACTCACCGGCACAGAGGAATTCCCGATTCCGCGGGTACTGGAGGTCCGCGGCGAGGTGTTCTTCCGGGTGGCCGATTTCGAGGAACTCAACGCAGGGCTGGTCGCCGACGGCAAGCCGCCCTTCGCGAACCCGCGCAACAGTGCCGCGGGTTCGCTGCGGCAGAAGAATCCGGCGGTCACGGCGCGGCGCAAGCTGCGCATGATCTGCCACGGACTTGGTCACCTGGAAGGTCCTGCGGGCTTCTCCTTTGCCTCACTGCACGACGCCTACCGGGCGCTGGGGCAGTGGGGCCTGCCGGTCTCGACCCACACCGCACAGGTTCAGGGTCTGGAGGCAGTGACCGAACGCATCGCCTACTGGGGTGAGCACCGCCACGACGTCGATCACGAGATCGACGGGGTGGTGGTCAAGGTCGACGAGGTGGCGCTGCAGCGCCGGCTCGGGTCGACCTCGCGCGCTCCGCGCTGGGCGGTCGCCTACAAGTACCCACCCGAGGAGGCGACCACCAAACTCCTCGACGTCCGTGTCAACGTCGGCCGGACCGGCCGGGTCACGCCGTTCGCCTACATGGAACCGGTCAAGGTGGCGGGGTCCACCGTCGGGCTGGCCACGCTGCACAACGCCTCGGAGGTCAAGCGCAAGGGCGTGCTCATCGGCGACACCGTGGTCATCCGCAAGGCCGGCGACGTCATCCCCGAGGTGCTCGGCCCGGTCGTGGACCTGCGCGACGGGTCCGAGCGCGAGTTCGTCATGCCCACCCACTGTCCGGAGTGCGGAACCGAACTCGCTCCGGCCAAAGAGGGTGACGCCGACATTCGCTGCCCCAACTCACGCTCGTGCCCGGCACAGTTGCGGGAGAGGGTGTTTCACGTCGCCGGGCGTGGCGCGTTCGACATCGAGGGCCTGGGTTACGAGGCTGCGACCGCTCTGCTGCAGGCCGGCGTCATCACCGACGAGGGCGACCTGTTCGGCCTCACCGCCGACGATCTGCTGCGCACCGAGCTGTTCACCACCAAGGCCGGCGAATTGTCGGCCAATGGCAAGCGCCTGCTGGCCCACCTCGGCCAGGCGAAGGCGCAACCGCTGTGGCGGGTGTTGGTGGCGCTGTCGATCCGCCATGTCGGGCCGACCGCGGCTCGTGCACTGGCCACCGAATTCGGCAGCCTCGAGGCCATCGAGTCCGCCTCCGAGGAGCAGCTGGCCGACACCGAGGGCGTGGGCCCGACCATCGCGGCGGCGGTGATCGACTGGTTCACCGTGGACTGGCACCGCGCGATTGTCGAGAAGTGGCGCGCGGCCGGTGTGCGGATGGCCGATGAACGAGACGCCAGCATCGAGCGCACGCTGGAAGGGTTGACCGTGGTGGTGACCGGGTCGCTGACCGGGTTCTCCCGCGACGGCGCCAAGGAAGCGATCATCACCCGGGGCGGTAAGGCGTCCGGCTCGGTGTCGAAGAAGACCGACTACGTCGTCGCCGGGGATTCGCCGGGATCCAAGTACGACAAGGCGATCGAGCTCGGGGTGCCGGTGCTCGACGAGGACGGCTTCAGCCGATTGCTCGAGCAGGGCCCGGAGGGGGTCCAGCCGGCCCGGCCGTGA
- a CDS encoding ACT domain-containing protein, with protein MLRVPSYLLRVQLEDRPGSLGSLAVALGSTGADILSLDVVERAAGYAVDDLVVELPPGAMPDMLITAAEKIKGVYVDSIRPHTGLLEAHRELELIDHVAAADGRLEQLQVLVDQAPKVLRVGWCTVTRLTDAGPERVVGSSGAPETVAAETPWLPIHRAEALDATADWVPQVWRDMDTTLAAAPLGEPATALVLGRPGGPEFRPSEVARLGYLAGIVATITG; from the coding sequence GTGTTGCGCGTGCCTTCGTATCTGCTACGGGTCCAGCTGGAGGACAGGCCCGGCAGCCTCGGCTCCCTGGCCGTGGCCTTGGGCTCCACGGGTGCCGACATCCTCTCGCTCGACGTCGTCGAGCGGGCTGCAGGCTACGCGGTCGACGATCTCGTCGTCGAGCTACCGCCCGGCGCCATGCCGGACATGCTCATCACGGCCGCCGAGAAGATCAAAGGGGTGTACGTCGACAGCATCCGGCCGCACACCGGGCTGCTCGAGGCTCACCGCGAGCTCGAACTGATCGACCATGTCGCCGCTGCCGACGGCAGGCTCGAGCAGTTGCAGGTGCTTGTCGACCAGGCGCCGAAGGTGCTGCGCGTCGGCTGGTGCACGGTGACCAGGCTGACCGACGCGGGCCCCGAGCGGGTGGTGGGCAGCTCCGGCGCCCCGGAGACGGTGGCGGCGGAAACGCCATGGCTGCCGATCCACCGGGCCGAGGCGCTGGACGCCACCGCGGACTGGGTGCCGCAGGTGTGGCGGGACATGGACACCACGTTGGCTGCCGCGCCGCTGGGGGAACCGGCGACCGCGCTCGTGCTCGGGCGCCCCGGTGGTCCCGAATTCCGGCCCAGCGAGGTGGCCCGGCTGGGCTACCTCGCCGGTATCGTCGCGACGATCACCGGGTAG
- the gatC gene encoding Asp-tRNA(Asn)/Glu-tRNA(Gln) amidotransferase subunit GatC, whose amino-acid sequence MSQISRDEVAHLARLARLALTDSELDSFAGQLDAILGHVSQIQAVDVTGVEATDNPLKDVNVFRPDTPAPCLTQDQALAEAPNAVDGRFAVPRILGEAE is encoded by the coding sequence GTGTCCCAGATCTCCCGAGACGAGGTTGCGCACCTGGCGCGGCTGGCCCGACTCGCTCTGACCGACAGCGAGTTGGACAGTTTCGCCGGCCAGCTCGATGCCATCCTCGGCCATGTCAGCCAGATCCAGGCCGTCGACGTCACCGGCGTCGAGGCCACCGACAACCCCCTCAAGGACGTCAACGTCTTCCGACCTGACACCCCGGCGCCCTGCCTGACCCAGGACCAGGCGCTCGCCGAGGCGCCCAACGCGGTCGACGGGCGTTTTGCCGTGCCCCGAATCCTCGGAGAAGCAGAGTGA
- the gatA gene encoding Asp-tRNA(Asn)/Glu-tRNA(Gln) amidotransferase subunit GatA has product MSDLTRLDAATLGAKIAAKEVSSTEVTQACLDQIAATDDAYHAFLHVGGDQALAAAAAVDAALAAGESPASPLAGVPLALKDVFTTTDMPTTCGSKILEGWMSPYDATVTARLRQAGIPILGKTNMDEFAMGSSTENSAYGPTRNPWDTERVPGGSGGGSAAALAAFQAPLAIGSDTGGSIRQPAALTATVGVKPTYGTVSRYGLIACASSLDQGGPCARTVLDTALLHAVVAGHDPRDSTSVDAAVPDVVGAARAGADGDLKGLRVGVVKQLRSGEGYQPGVLKAFNDAVDKLTALGAEVSEVDCPHFDYSLPAYYLILPSEVSSNLAKFDGMRYGLRVGDDGSHSAEEVMALTRAAGFGPEVKRRIMIGAYALSAGYYDAYYNQAQKVRTLIARDLDEAYRSVDVLVSPATPSTAFRLGEKVDDPLSMYLFDLCTLPLNLAGHCGMSVPAGLSPDDQLPVGLQIMAPALADDRLYRVGAAFEVARGPLPTAV; this is encoded by the coding sequence GTGAGCGACCTGACGCGGCTCGACGCCGCAACGCTGGGCGCGAAGATCGCCGCCAAAGAGGTGTCCTCGACCGAGGTGACCCAGGCGTGTCTGGACCAGATCGCCGCCACCGACGACGCCTACCACGCGTTCCTGCATGTCGGCGGTGACCAGGCGCTGGCCGCAGCCGCCGCCGTCGACGCCGCACTCGCTGCCGGTGAGAGCCCGGCCTCGCCGCTGGCCGGGGTGCCGCTGGCCCTCAAGGACGTCTTCACCACCACCGACATGCCCACCACGTGCGGGTCGAAGATCCTCGAAGGCTGGATGTCGCCGTACGACGCCACGGTGACCGCGCGGCTGCGCCAGGCCGGCATCCCGATCCTCGGCAAGACCAACATGGACGAGTTCGCCATGGGCAGCTCGACCGAGAACTCCGCGTACGGGCCGACCCGCAACCCGTGGGACACCGAGCGGGTGCCCGGCGGATCGGGCGGTGGCAGCGCGGCAGCCCTGGCGGCGTTCCAGGCGCCGCTGGCGATCGGCTCCGACACCGGCGGGTCGATCCGTCAACCCGCCGCGCTGACCGCCACCGTCGGCGTGAAACCCACCTACGGCACCGTCTCGCGGTACGGGCTGATCGCGTGCGCATCTTCGCTGGACCAGGGCGGGCCGTGTGCGCGCACCGTGCTCGACACTGCGCTGCTGCACGCGGTCGTCGCCGGTCACGACCCGCGCGACTCGACCTCGGTCGACGCGGCCGTCCCCGACGTCGTCGGTGCAGCCAGAGCCGGCGCCGACGGTGACCTCAAAGGCCTACGCGTCGGCGTGGTCAAACAGTTGCGCAGCGGCGAGGGCTACCAGCCGGGCGTGCTGAAGGCGTTCAACGACGCGGTCGACAAGCTCACGGCACTCGGCGCCGAGGTCAGCGAGGTGGACTGCCCGCACTTCGACTACTCGCTGCCCGCCTACTACCTCATCCTGCCCTCGGAGGTGTCGTCGAACCTCGCCAAGTTCGACGGCATGCGGTACGGCCTGCGCGTCGGCGACGACGGCAGCCACAGCGCCGAGGAAGTCATGGCCCTGACCCGCGCCGCGGGCTTCGGGCCGGAGGTCAAGCGGCGCATCATGATCGGCGCGTACGCGTTGTCGGCGGGTTATTACGACGCCTATTACAACCAGGCGCAGAAGGTGCGCACCCTGATCGCGCGAGACCTGGACGAGGCCTACCGCAGCGTCGACGTGCTGGTCTCACCGGCGACGCCGAGCACGGCGTTCCGCCTCGGCGAGAAGGTCGACGATCCGCTGTCGATGTACCTGTTCGACCTGTGCACGTTGCCGCTCAACCTCGCCGGGCACTGCGGAATGTCGGTGCCTGCGGGGCTCTCCCCGGACGACCAGCTGCCGGTGGGGCTGCAGATCATGGCGCCGGCGCTGGCCGACGACCGCCTCTACCGTGTCGGCGCCGCGTTCGAGGTTGCCCGCGGTCCGCTGCCGACGGCGGTCTGA
- a CDS encoding ATP-dependent 6-phosphofructokinase, with translation MRIGVLTGGGDCPGLNAVIRAVVRTCDARYGSSVVGFQDGWRGLLENRRIQLHNDDRNDRLLAKGGTMLGTARTNPDRLRAGLDEIKQTLDDNGIDVLIPIGGEGTLTAASWLSEEGVPVVGVPKTIDNDIDCTDVTFGHDTALNIATEAIDRLHSTAESHQRVMLVEVMGRHAGWIALNAGLAAGAHMTLIPEQPFDVEEVCRLVKARFVRGDSHFICVVAEGAKPAEGSMQLLQGGIDEFGHERFTGVAQQLAVEVEKRIKKEVRTTVLGHVQRGGTPTPHDRVLATRFGVNAADAAHAGEYGMMVSLRGQDIGRVPLADAVRQLKLVPQSRYEDAAAFFG, from the coding sequence ATGCGGATCGGAGTGCTGACCGGAGGCGGGGACTGCCCAGGGCTCAACGCGGTCATCCGGGCGGTCGTACGCACGTGCGACGCCCGGTACGGCTCGTCGGTGGTGGGTTTCCAGGACGGGTGGCGCGGCCTGTTGGAGAACCGCCGCATCCAGCTGCACAACGACGACCGCAACGATCGGCTGTTGGCCAAGGGCGGCACGATGCTCGGGACCGCGCGCACCAACCCCGACCGGCTCCGTGCCGGGCTCGACGAGATCAAGCAGACGCTCGACGACAACGGCATCGACGTGCTGATCCCGATCGGCGGCGAGGGCACCCTGACCGCGGCCAGCTGGTTGTCCGAGGAGGGCGTGCCCGTCGTGGGGGTGCCCAAGACCATCGACAACGACATCGACTGCACCGATGTCACGTTCGGCCATGACACGGCGCTGAACATCGCCACCGAGGCCATCGACCGCCTGCACAGCACCGCCGAGTCGCATCAGCGGGTCATGCTCGTCGAGGTGATGGGCCGCCATGCGGGCTGGATCGCGCTCAACGCCGGGCTGGCCGCCGGTGCGCACATGACGTTGATCCCCGAGCAGCCGTTCGACGTCGAAGAGGTGTGCCGCCTGGTCAAGGCACGTTTCGTGCGCGGCGACTCGCACTTCATCTGCGTGGTCGCCGAGGGCGCCAAACCTGCGGAGGGCTCGATGCAGCTGCTCCAGGGCGGCATCGACGAGTTCGGCCACGAGCGCTTCACCGGGGTGGCCCAGCAGCTGGCCGTTGAGGTGGAGAAACGCATCAAGAAGGAGGTGCGCACCACGGTGCTCGGCCACGTGCAGCGCGGCGGCACGCCGACGCCCCACGACCGGGTCCTGGCCACCCGATTCGGCGTCAACGCCGCCGACGCCGCCCATGCCGGCGAGTACGGGATGATGGTGTCGCTGCGCGGCCAGGACATCGGCCGGGTGCCACTGGCCGACGCGGTCCGCCAACTCAAACTGGTTCCGCAGAGCCGCTACGAGGACGCGGCGGCGTTCTTCGGCTGA